Below is a genomic region from Vibrio nitrifigilis.
ATGAATTTAGCATTAAAAATGTCAATCGTCAGATTGGCGCGACCTCCTCTACCGCAGATAGACCGAAAGTTGAAGTGATGACTGAAATGGCGAAAGACATTCACCCATCGGTTGATATCAAAATGTTCCCTAATGGTATTCAAGAAGACAATGTGGTTGATTTCGTTAGCAATGCTGATATTATTGTTGATGCAATAGATTTCTTTTCAATGCCCGCGAGAAGGTTATTGCATAAAACTGCGCGTAAATGCGGGAAGCCTGTGGTTTTCGCTGCTCCGCTAGGGTTCTCAGGCACGATGAGTGTGTTTGTGCCTAATGGTTTGAGCTTTGACGAATATTTTGATATTAACGATGATATGGATTTGTTTGAGCAGTTAATTGCTTTTACTGTTGGTGTCGCCCCATGGGGAACTCACTGGAAGTATATGGACACCAGTAAAGTCGACTCTTCCGACCATTCTGGGCCATCTCTCGCTTGCGCCTGTAATATCGCCACTGGTTTATTAACGTCAGAAGTATTAATCATTTTATTGAATAAACGTGCACCGATGGCCGTCCCCAATTACATGCAATTTGACACTATGCGCTGTCTATACCGTAAGGGTAAGCTGCACTGGGGAAATCGAGGTCCATTACAGCGGCTAAAACGGTTACTTGCTGCGAAAAAATTCGCTGACCAAAGAGAAGTGTTACTCAACAATAAACCGTGCTAGTGGATCATTATTGATTAAATCTAAGCCCTCAATTCATGTATATGAATTGAGGGCTTTGTATTGTTAGTCGTAATGACCAACAGGTGTCTAGTCGGTTGCGAAACCCTTACGAGGTTTATGTTTGGCGTTTTTTTGCCACCAGATAACACATAGTGAGCCAATCACAACGCCACAAAAGTTAGCCAGAAAATCCAGCCAAGACGGTTCTCTTAAAGGCACAAACACCTGTAAATATTCAAGTGCAGCGCTGTAGAAAATGACCACGATTGCTGCCCCAAATATGGTTTTTATTTTGTCTAATCGCAGCAGTACGCTGCATAAAATGGCAAAGACAAGATAAGCGCTAATAT
It encodes:
- a CDS encoding ThiF family adenylyltransferase, whose protein sequence is MDSQEYYKLAVTRNIGLVTEEEQTRLKHSRVAVAGCGGLGGRELIDLVRMGIGRFNLADFDEFSIKNVNRQIGATSSTADRPKVEVMTEMAKDIHPSVDIKMFPNGIQEDNVVDFVSNADIIVDAIDFFSMPARRLLHKTARKCGKPVVFAAPLGFSGTMSVFVPNGLSFDEYFDINDDMDLFEQLIAFTVGVAPWGTHWKYMDTSKVDSSDHSGPSLACACNIATGLLTSEVLIILLNKRAPMAVPNYMQFDTMRCLYRKGKLHWGNRGPLQRLKRLLAAKKFADQREVLLNNKPC
- a CDS encoding VanZ family protein — encoded protein: MLQSLKILTLMGYTVLIGYVSLASDSSPDAVVPDLNSFGVPDLDKMAHISAYLVFAILCSVLLRLDKIKTIFGAAIVVIFYSAALEYLQVFVPLREPSWLDFLANFCGVVIGSLCVIWWQKNAKHKPRKGFATD